From one Variovorax sp. PBL-H6 genomic stretch:
- a CDS encoding AMP-binding protein codes for MLTGDMLRRSAHRFPDKPAIVFRGPQGSERVAYRELDALADRVARAVLGLGLPRRATVSMLCRNLSAYGAVFFGVARSGCVLNNISILYAPEELGYVLAKSDTRVLIYDAQFADKVAAVRASCPEIEHFIAVGSGSGSAEVPGAIAFERFIESQPSTPPEVAIDERDPFCMTYTGGTTGHPKGVLMNHRARAITAHTVVVEEHLEASDVVAIVTPLFHVAALNIMFQPAILVGATTVFVTPWSPQAFIDAVEAEGITATFMVPTQANALAMLPDLEQRKMQSWTKLSFAGAPMPDWVQVELMRKLPQLRLTQIYGQSEMGVIAALPWQRAHDKLGSVGCQPYNVDVAVLRPDGTPAAAGELGEVASRGDNLMIGYYGEPQQTAEFFRLGNGWGLSGDIGVMDDEGFVTLIDRAKDMLISGGENVYPKEIEQVLYELPEVAECAVFGIPDARWGEVPAAYLQLKPGCTLDEARVVAQCEQKLARHKRPRLVRFVEGFPKTPIGKIQKNLLKEPYWAGRKKI; via the coding sequence ATGCTGACAGGAGACATGCTGCGCCGCTCGGCGCACCGATTCCCGGACAAGCCGGCCATCGTGTTCCGCGGGCCGCAGGGCAGCGAGCGCGTGGCCTACCGCGAGCTCGACGCCCTGGCCGACCGGGTCGCTCGCGCGGTGCTGGGCCTGGGCCTGCCCCGCCGCGCGACCGTGTCGATGCTGTGCCGCAACCTGTCGGCCTATGGCGCCGTGTTCTTCGGCGTGGCGCGCTCGGGCTGCGTGCTCAACAACATCTCGATCCTCTATGCGCCGGAGGAGCTGGGCTACGTGCTGGCCAAGTCCGACACCCGGGTGCTGATCTACGACGCGCAGTTCGCGGACAAGGTGGCGGCGGTGCGCGCGTCCTGCCCGGAGATCGAACACTTCATTGCCGTCGGCAGCGGCAGCGGCAGCGCCGAGGTGCCGGGTGCGATTGCCTTCGAGCGCTTCATCGAGAGCCAGCCGTCGACGCCGCCCGAGGTCGCCATCGACGAGCGCGATCCTTTCTGCATGACCTACACCGGCGGCACCACCGGCCATCCCAAGGGTGTGCTGATGAACCACCGCGCGCGCGCCATCACCGCGCACACGGTGGTGGTGGAAGAGCACCTGGAGGCGAGCGACGTGGTGGCAATCGTCACGCCGCTGTTCCACGTGGCCGCCCTCAACATCATGTTCCAGCCGGCCATCCTGGTCGGCGCCACGACGGTCTTCGTCACGCCGTGGTCCCCGCAGGCCTTCATCGATGCGGTGGAGGCCGAGGGCATCACCGCCACCTTCATGGTGCCGACGCAGGCCAATGCCCTGGCCATGCTGCCCGACCTGGAACAACGCAAGATGCAGAGCTGGACCAAGCTGTCCTTCGCGGGCGCGCCCATGCCCGACTGGGTGCAGGTGGAACTGATGCGCAAGCTGCCGCAGTTGCGGCTGACGCAGATCTACGGCCAGTCCGAGATGGGCGTGATCGCCGCCCTGCCCTGGCAGCGCGCACACGACAAGCTGGGCAGCGTGGGCTGCCAGCCCTACAACGTCGACGTCGCGGTGCTGCGCCCCGACGGAACGCCCGCCGCTGCGGGCGAGCTGGGCGAGGTGGCGTCGCGCGGCGACAACCTGATGATCGGCTACTACGGCGAGCCGCAGCAGACGGCGGAGTTCTTCCGCCTCGGCAACGGCTGGGGCCTGTCGGGCGATATCGGGGTGATGGACGACGAGGGCTTCGTCACGCTGATCGACCGCGCCAAGGACATGCTGATCTCGGGGGGCGAGAACGTCTATCCGAAAGAGATCGAGCAGGTGCTCTATGAATTGCCCGAGGTGGCGGAGTGCGCGGTCTTCGGCATTCCCGATGCCAGGTGGGGCGAAGTGCCGGCCGCCTACCTGCAGCTCAAGCCCGGCTGCACGCTGGACGAAGCGCGCGTGGTCGCGCAGTGCGAACAGAAGCTCGCCCGCCACAAGCGGCCACGGCTGGTGCGCTTCGTCGAGGGCTTCCCCAAGACGCCGATCGGCAAGATCCAGAAGAACCTGCTGAAGGAACCCTACTGGGCCGGAAGGAAGAAGATCTGA
- a CDS encoding alpha/beta fold hydrolase, translating to MAGFRFIEHGDRHLPVLLLANSLCANDSMWDAQVEAWSKHRRILRFNYAGHGPYGVPVAYTDAAPLAEFLMKALDDAEVHEFDFVGLSLGGMLGLAIAGVAAGRLRGMVVANGRIHQTDQGRALWAERIAKVRAHGVASIVDETIDRWFTAQFLERRPSAIERTRSMMRGVSAAGYCAAAEIVRSFDGRSNLNKLPARTLFLAAAQDTAAPAAHLEEFARFAGSEFVCLADCAHLANVECPAEFNRTVSDFLAQRPV from the coding sequence ATGGCAGGCTTCAGATTCATCGAGCATGGCGATCGCCATCTCCCCGTACTTCTCCTCGCCAATTCGCTGTGTGCCAACGATTCGATGTGGGATGCCCAGGTCGAGGCCTGGAGCAAGCATCGCCGGATCTTGCGATTCAACTACGCTGGGCACGGCCCCTACGGCGTTCCTGTTGCGTACACAGACGCGGCGCCGCTTGCAGAGTTCTTGATGAAGGCGCTGGACGACGCCGAGGTCCACGAGTTCGACTTCGTGGGCCTGTCCCTGGGAGGGATGCTGGGCCTTGCAATAGCGGGCGTCGCAGCGGGCCGGCTCCGGGGAATGGTTGTTGCGAACGGCCGAATCCATCAGACGGATCAGGGACGAGCCCTGTGGGCAGAACGGATCGCGAAGGTCAGGGCCCATGGCGTGGCGTCGATCGTCGACGAAACCATCGACCGGTGGTTCACGGCGCAATTCTTGGAACGAAGGCCCAGCGCGATCGAACGCACGCGAAGCATGATGCGCGGCGTTTCTGCAGCCGGATACTGCGCTGCGGCAGAAATTGTGCGCAGCTTCGATGGCAGATCGAACTTGAACAAGTTGCCTGCAAGGACCTTGTTTCTCGCCGCGGCTCAAGACACGGCGGCCCCGGCAGCCCATCTTGAAGAGTTTGCGCGCTTCGCAGGATCGGAGTTTGTCTGTCTAGCCGACTGCGCCCACCTCGCGAACGTCGAGTGCCCTGCAGAGTTCAATCGAACGGTGTCGGATTTCCTTGCCCAAAGACCGGTGTAG
- a CDS encoding flavin reductase, whose protein sequence is MKSETFDARQFRDALGAFVTGVTVVTTVDADGKPHGLTANSFSSVSLDPPLVLWSQSLKAPSHPIFSEAAHFCVSILADDQVDISNRFARPGNKFDGVPTRQGIAGIPLIEGSAATLECTKVTSYPGGDHTVFIGRVRSIERSDRRPLAFGGGKYLVAHRHDASRAIAAAASSNIAKLQAVRAGMQVIAELSERLDETFGLGVWGNHGPTIVRWEESSQPVSDNLQTGLVLPVFKSSTGLCFAAHLPADRTMLAIEQEFAAEQLPPEAAVATMSEMRATLESVRIAGMAKLTNTSDFAGIYGREINAVSAPVRAANGDVVLVLTAIGDVDRMPLDEDGKVVPALRKAALHLSERLGHAAPKG, encoded by the coding sequence ATGAAATCAGAAACGTTTGATGCCCGGCAGTTTCGCGACGCTCTGGGCGCCTTCGTCACCGGCGTGACGGTAGTCACGACCGTGGACGCCGATGGAAAGCCTCACGGCCTGACCGCGAACTCGTTCAGTTCGGTCTCGCTCGACCCTCCATTGGTTCTGTGGAGCCAATCGCTCAAAGCCCCAAGTCATCCGATCTTCTCCGAGGCGGCGCACTTTTGCGTTTCCATCCTCGCCGACGACCAGGTCGACATTTCCAACCGTTTCGCAAGGCCGGGGAACAAGTTCGACGGCGTACCCACTCGCCAAGGCATCGCCGGGATTCCCCTCATCGAAGGCAGCGCGGCCACCCTCGAGTGCACGAAGGTCACCTCGTATCCCGGCGGCGACCACACGGTCTTCATAGGGCGCGTGCGTTCAATCGAACGCTCGGACCGGCGGCCGCTTGCTTTCGGCGGCGGCAAGTATCTGGTGGCACATCGGCATGACGCATCGCGCGCAATAGCGGCAGCCGCTTCTTCGAACATCGCGAAGCTGCAAGCCGTGAGGGCTGGCATGCAGGTGATTGCCGAGCTGTCGGAGCGTCTCGACGAGACGTTCGGGCTGGGTGTGTGGGGCAACCACGGACCCACCATCGTGCGCTGGGAAGAGTCGAGCCAGCCGGTGAGCGACAACCTGCAGACGGGCCTGGTGCTGCCGGTCTTCAAGTCCTCTACCGGCTTATGCTTCGCGGCGCATCTGCCCGCCGATCGGACGATGCTGGCCATCGAGCAGGAGTTCGCCGCCGAGCAGCTGCCGCCTGAAGCCGCGGTCGCGACGATGAGTGAGATGCGCGCCACGCTCGAGTCGGTCCGGATTGCGGGAATGGCAAAGCTGACCAACACCTCGGACTTCGCAGGGATCTACGGGAGAGAAATCAATGCCGTCAGCGCGCCCGTGCGGGCAGCGAATGGTGACGTTGTGCTTGTGCTGACCGCAATCGGCGATGTCGATCGAATGCCGCTGGACGAGGATGGCAAAGTAGTTCCAGCGCTGAGGAAGGCGGCTCTGCACCTGTCCGAGCGCCTGGGTCACGCGGCGCCGAAAGGCTGA
- a CDS encoding TetR/AcrR family transcriptional regulator produces MTDPQKRSRAPKLSSQEREQMILRNAIDYFAKEGFGAGTRDLANHLGITQSLLYRYFPSKQSLIERVYEEVTLSRWNPLWEDLIRDRSKPLADRLHEYYLDYAKLVLRNEWVRILIFAGIESSGINNRLFGLLRNRIFIPVVRECYAEFAGEKYANVPVEEIEMELELVWALHASIFYIGMRKWIYGTTMPKNVDATIDALVVSFLAGMKQHIGSKVKPPRERRSATLEDAHEIRNV; encoded by the coding sequence ATGACCGACCCACAGAAGCGCAGCCGCGCCCCGAAGCTGAGCTCGCAGGAGCGCGAGCAGATGATCCTGCGCAACGCAATCGACTACTTCGCGAAAGAGGGTTTCGGTGCGGGAACCCGCGACCTCGCGAACCATCTGGGCATCACGCAGTCGCTGCTCTACAGATACTTTCCCAGCAAGCAGAGCCTCATCGAAAGAGTCTATGAAGAGGTCACGCTCTCGCGGTGGAACCCGCTGTGGGAGGACCTCATCCGAGACAGGTCGAAGCCTCTTGCCGATCGTCTCCACGAGTACTACCTGGATTACGCGAAGCTGGTTCTTCGCAACGAATGGGTGCGCATCCTGATCTTTGCCGGCATTGAGAGCTCGGGAATCAACAACCGCCTCTTCGGCTTGCTGAGAAACCGCATCTTCATTCCCGTCGTTCGCGAATGCTATGCAGAGTTTGCGGGGGAGAAGTATGCGAACGTGCCGGTCGAAGAGATCGAAATGGAACTCGAACTCGTATGGGCGCTGCATGCAAGCATCTTCTATATCGGGATGCGAAAGTGGATCTACGGCACCACGATGCCGAAGAACGTCGATGCGACTATCGACGCGCTGGTCGTCTCCTTTCTAGCCGGGATGAAGCAGCACATCGGAAGCAAGGTCAAGCCGCCCAGGGAGCGTCGGTCAGCAACCCTTGAGGATGCACATGAAATCAGAAACGTTTGA
- a CDS encoding enoyl-CoA hydratase/isomerase family protein has product MANESPYAHYSALTLRPHPNGILEVVMGASQSANKKLSTADHNLHRELASIWSDIDKDPATRVALIRGEGKGFSAGGDLGLVEDMANDFNVRARVWREARDLVYNVINCSKPVVSAMHGPAVGAGLVAGLLADVSIASTTARIIDGHTRLGVAAGDHAAIVWPLLCGMAKAKYYLMLCEAVSGEEAERIGLVSLAVPEDQLVAKAFEVAEKLAAGSQTAIRWTKYALNNWLRLAGPTFDSSLALEFMGFSGPDVQEGIASLREKRNPKFDPSCPF; this is encoded by the coding sequence ATGGCCAACGAATCCCCCTACGCGCACTACAGCGCGCTCACGCTCAGGCCCCACCCCAACGGCATCCTCGAGGTGGTGATGGGCGCATCGCAAAGCGCCAACAAGAAGCTCTCCACCGCCGACCACAACCTGCACCGCGAGCTGGCCTCCATCTGGAGCGACATCGACAAGGACCCGGCCACGCGCGTGGCGCTGATCCGCGGCGAGGGCAAGGGCTTCTCCGCCGGCGGCGACCTGGGCCTCGTGGAAGACATGGCGAACGACTTCAACGTGCGCGCGCGCGTCTGGCGCGAGGCGCGCGACCTGGTCTACAACGTGATCAACTGTTCCAAGCCCGTGGTCTCGGCGATGCACGGCCCGGCCGTCGGCGCCGGGCTGGTCGCGGGCCTGCTGGCCGACGTGTCGATCGCCAGCACCACGGCGCGCATCATCGACGGCCACACGCGCCTGGGCGTGGCGGCCGGCGACCATGCGGCCATCGTGTGGCCGCTGCTGTGCGGCATGGCCAAGGCGAAGTACTACCTGATGCTGTGCGAGGCGGTCTCCGGCGAAGAGGCCGAGCGCATCGGCCTGGTCTCGCTGGCGGTGCCCGAGGACCAGCTGGTGGCGAAAGCCTTCGAGGTGGCCGAGAAGCTGGCCGCCGGCTCGCAGACCGCCATTCGCTGGACCAAGTACGCGCTCAACAACTGGCTGCGCCTGGCCGGGCCCACCTTCGACAGCTCGCTGGCGCTCGAATTCATGGGCTTCTCGGGCCCGGACGTGCAGGAAGGCATCGCCTCGCTGCGCGAGAAGCGCAATCCGAAATTCGACCCTTCCTGCCCGTTCTAG
- a CDS encoding Bug family tripartite tricarboxylate transporter substrate binding protein — MKTWKSLVGALLAAASLASIAQSDYPNKPIKIIIPFGPGGATDNVARQLSVKLGEELKTSIVLDNRPGAAGNIAVDLAARATPDGYTLLLGNVSTNAINQWLYQNQLKTQPSDLTPITSVATVPSILVSSAKFPPNTVQELVAYGKAHPGEINHATAGSGSYAMIDMMAFERAAGLQMVHVPFKGGAGQYVMAQVANDVQISFTNASSVVELVRAGKLKALAVTGDSRLPLLAQVPTMAETGYKGIGSSGWQGLFAPAGTPAPIIQRLHQAVNKVLADKDVRESYSKMLILPLGSASPSGFAAFVRTDSERWKQLVTDLKITLD, encoded by the coding sequence ATGAAGACCTGGAAGTCACTGGTGGGCGCGCTGCTTGCGGCCGCGTCCCTGGCCAGCATCGCGCAGTCGGACTACCCGAACAAGCCCATCAAGATCATCATCCCGTTCGGGCCCGGCGGGGCGACCGACAACGTGGCGCGCCAGCTGAGCGTCAAGCTCGGCGAAGAGTTGAAGACCAGCATCGTCCTCGACAACCGCCCCGGCGCGGCCGGGAACATCGCCGTGGATCTGGCAGCACGGGCTACTCCCGATGGATACACGCTGCTCCTGGGCAACGTTTCCACCAATGCGATCAATCAATGGCTCTATCAGAACCAGTTGAAGACGCAGCCCTCGGATCTGACGCCTATCACGTCCGTCGCCACGGTCCCGAGCATTCTGGTCTCATCGGCAAAGTTCCCGCCGAACACGGTTCAGGAGCTGGTTGCCTACGGCAAGGCGCACCCCGGAGAGATCAACCACGCTACGGCAGGCTCCGGCTCTTACGCCATGATCGACATGATGGCCTTCGAGCGTGCAGCGGGCCTGCAGATGGTTCATGTGCCGTTCAAAGGCGGCGCTGGCCAGTACGTGATGGCGCAGGTCGCCAATGACGTGCAGATCTCGTTCACCAACGCCAGCTCGGTCGTCGAGCTCGTTCGCGCAGGAAAGCTCAAGGCGCTTGCCGTCACGGGCGACTCGCGCCTCCCACTGCTGGCGCAGGTCCCCACCATGGCCGAGACGGGCTACAAAGGGATAGGTTCCAGCGGATGGCAGGGGCTCTTTGCCCCCGCTGGAACGCCCGCACCGATCATTCAAAGGCTCCATCAGGCCGTCAACAAGGTCCTGGCGGACAAGGACGTGCGCGAGAGCTACAGCAAGATGCTGATCCTTCCGCTCGGCAGTGCCTCGCCCTCCGGATTCGCGGCCTTCGTCAGGACGGACTCGGAGCGCTGGAAGCAGTTGGTCACTGATCTGAAGATCACACTGGATTGA
- a CDS encoding LLM class flavin-dependent oxidoreductase, translated as MFMMPLHPPGRAMHETLQEDRDAIFLAEELGFEEAFVGEHVTDAAETITSSVAFLASVAAQTGRIKLGTGTVNLPNAHPAAVAAHVAMLDHLLKGRLIFGISPGGLMSDAEVFGNLGKDRNEMFVESINTILRIWESDPPYNIAGKYWTVSTEKTMLTEIGQGFIPKPYQKPHPPIVGTAVAPFSNGVKEMAKRGWTPISANFLLPKWVGSHWPKYVEGCSEAGLQPDTRDWRVAKSIFVADDAKTAERYGKGLDGPYAFYFRQLMRKLITVGGRGNLFKADPDMPDSDVTLEGAIGNLVIAGTVDQVVDQLLAFRQQVGDFGTLLYACHDWLDPALGRRSMELMAREVMPRLNQRISAQ; from the coding sequence ATGTTCATGATGCCGCTCCACCCGCCCGGTCGTGCCATGCACGAGACCCTGCAGGAGGACCGCGACGCGATCTTCCTGGCGGAGGAGCTCGGATTCGAGGAGGCTTTCGTCGGTGAGCACGTCACCGACGCTGCCGAGACCATCACGTCCTCGGTCGCATTCCTTGCGAGCGTTGCAGCACAGACGGGCAGGATCAAACTGGGCACTGGCACCGTCAACTTGCCGAACGCTCACCCGGCTGCCGTAGCGGCCCACGTTGCGATGCTCGATCACCTGCTCAAGGGACGGCTGATCTTCGGCATCAGTCCCGGTGGGTTGATGTCCGATGCCGAGGTCTTCGGAAACCTCGGCAAGGACCGAAACGAGATGTTCGTCGAGTCGATCAACACGATCCTGCGGATCTGGGAGAGCGACCCGCCCTACAACATCGCCGGGAAATACTGGACCGTCTCGACCGAGAAAACCATGCTGACGGAGATCGGGCAGGGCTTCATTCCGAAGCCCTATCAAAAGCCGCACCCGCCCATTGTCGGAACGGCGGTCGCGCCCTTCTCCAATGGCGTGAAAGAGATGGCAAAGCGGGGATGGACGCCCATCTCGGCAAACTTCCTCCTGCCGAAATGGGTGGGCAGCCACTGGCCGAAATATGTGGAGGGATGCAGCGAAGCCGGCCTGCAGCCGGACACCAGGGACTGGCGCGTGGCCAAGAGCATCTTCGTTGCGGATGACGCGAAGACCGCAGAAAGATATGGCAAGGGACTCGACGGGCCCTACGCCTTCTATTTTCGCCAACTGATGCGAAAGCTGATCACGGTGGGCGGACGCGGAAACCTGTTCAAGGCAGATCCGGACATGCCTGACAGCGACGTCACCCTGGAGGGCGCGATCGGCAACCTGGTGATCGCCGGAACCGTCGACCAGGTCGTGGACCAGCTCCTCGCATTCCGTCAGCAGGTCGGAGACTTTGGAACGCTCCTCTATGCCTGCCACGACTGGCTCGATCCGGCGCTGGGCCGCCGATCCATGGAACTGATGGCTCGAGAGGTGATGCCGAGGTTGAATCAGCGAATTTCCGCCCAATAG
- a CDS encoding Gfo/Idh/MocA family protein: MSIERGSADNSVHLNTMQRSSLNLEVSCPHSLLEVEMVNIAVVGLGWWGKIMVNTLAGSSSVRVVAAVEPNAELGAPLCKEGGIRHYAQLSDALQDPEVEAVILTTPNRFHEEQIVEAAQAGKHVLCEKPLALGLASAERAVEACLRSGVRLGIGHERRFEPPMKMVRQLVADGALGQVLQIEGNFSQNKFLALAPDNWRLSVQEAGCGPMTATGIHLLDLAGSIAGAARAVRATAYNLATGFESGDSASAHVVFDNGVTATINAMLSTPFYSRFAVFGSRGWIEVRDKSHVESPSGWIVTRSTTGDETETIDIPVATPVRENVEAFARAVRGKQSDYPVSLQEMLNTTSLLESVFEAARTGSLVVPRKSDVLARVRT; encoded by the coding sequence ATGTCCATTGAGCGCGGCTCGGCGGACAATAGTGTTCATCTGAACACAATGCAGCGTTCGAGCCTGAATCTCGAAGTCAGCTGCCCACATTCCCTTCTTGAGGTCGAAATGGTCAATATCGCTGTCGTTGGACTTGGCTGGTGGGGCAAGATCATGGTCAACACGCTCGCCGGCAGCTCGTCGGTCCGCGTGGTCGCGGCCGTCGAGCCGAACGCGGAGTTGGGCGCTCCCCTTTGCAAGGAAGGCGGCATCCGTCATTACGCACAGTTGTCTGACGCGCTGCAGGATCCGGAGGTCGAGGCAGTCATCCTGACGACTCCGAACCGCTTCCACGAAGAACAGATCGTCGAGGCCGCGCAAGCCGGCAAGCACGTGCTTTGCGAGAAGCCCCTGGCACTCGGCCTGGCCTCGGCGGAGCGCGCAGTCGAAGCGTGCCTGCGCAGCGGCGTGCGATTGGGGATCGGCCACGAGCGCAGGTTCGAACCACCGATGAAGATGGTTCGCCAGCTGGTGGCCGATGGCGCCCTGGGACAAGTGCTGCAGATCGAAGGCAACTTCAGCCAGAACAAATTCCTCGCACTTGCACCTGACAACTGGAGGCTCTCCGTGCAGGAGGCCGGATGCGGACCGATGACGGCCACCGGCATTCACTTGCTCGACCTGGCTGGAAGCATTGCCGGTGCTGCGCGTGCCGTGAGAGCCACGGCGTACAACCTCGCGACCGGCTTCGAGTCCGGCGACAGCGCCTCGGCGCATGTCGTCTTCGACAACGGCGTGACAGCAACCATCAACGCGATGCTCAGCACGCCCTTCTATTCACGCTTCGCCGTCTTCGGCTCCCGGGGATGGATCGAGGTGCGTGACAAGTCGCATGTGGAATCGCCTTCCGGGTGGATCGTCACCCGCTCCACGACGGGCGACGAGACGGAGACGATCGATATCCCGGTGGCAACCCCCGTGCGCGAAAACGTCGAAGCCTTCGCGCGGGCGGTCCGAGGCAAGCAGTCGGACTATCCGGTTTCGCTGCAGGAAATGCTGAACACCACCTCCCTCCTTGAATCGGTCTTCGAAGCCGCCAGAACCGGCAGCCTTGTCGTTCCTCGAAAGAGCGACGTGCTCGCTCGGGTGCGCACCTGA
- a CDS encoding SDR family oxidoreductase, whose translation MDLGIAGRTALVLGGTRGLGLACARALAEAGVRVLLNGRDAAHGEATARSLPAQAQFVPGDIGDEHQRARLIEAVSRIGMPSIVVTNAGGPPAAPFEETQLAAWRASHETNVIGPLEVVRAFLPAMRTARFGRILNITSFVVKELYPNMALSNSLRVGLTGAMGSLAREVAPHGITVNGLLPGLMDTGALQRVIADRQRRTGQDEAAVRDDMARSIPMQRLGTAEDFGGLCAFLASVHASYITGQNICVDGGLTRNVI comes from the coding sequence ATGGACCTCGGCATTGCGGGCAGAACGGCGTTGGTACTCGGCGGCACGCGCGGGCTGGGCCTGGCCTGCGCCCGTGCGCTCGCCGAGGCCGGCGTGCGCGTACTGCTCAACGGGCGCGATGCCGCCCACGGCGAGGCGACCGCGCGCAGCCTGCCGGCACAGGCGCAGTTCGTGCCCGGCGACATCGGCGACGAGCACCAGCGGGCTCGGCTGATCGAGGCCGTCTCGCGCATCGGCATGCCGTCGATCGTGGTCACCAACGCCGGCGGCCCGCCGGCCGCGCCTTTCGAGGAAACGCAGCTCGCCGCCTGGCGAGCCAGCCACGAGACCAACGTGATCGGCCCGCTCGAGGTGGTGCGTGCCTTCCTGCCTGCGATGCGGACCGCACGCTTCGGCCGCATCCTCAACATCACGTCGTTCGTGGTGAAGGAGCTCTATCCGAACATGGCCCTTTCCAACAGCCTGCGCGTGGGCCTGACCGGCGCCATGGGCTCGCTCGCACGCGAGGTGGCGCCGCACGGCATCACGGTCAACGGCCTCCTGCCGGGGCTGATGGACACCGGCGCACTGCAGCGCGTGATTGCCGATCGCCAACGCCGCACCGGCCAGGACGAAGCCGCCGTGCGCGACGACATGGCCCGCAGCATTCCGATGCAGCGGCTGGGCACGGCCGAGGACTTCGGCGGGCTCTGCGCCTTCCTCGCCTCGGTGCATGCGAGCTACATCACGGGCCAGAACATCTGCGTGGATGGCGGCCTGACGCGCAACGTGATCTGA
- a CDS encoding IclR family transcriptional regulator, producing the protein MSTSASPAPRKRPGASTASKAGVQSVENGLDLMLIVAHHRRPMKITDIAEQAGIAPSKAHRYLVSFLRTGFLAQDPETGLYGMGPVALEFSLSCLATLEPVSLATRAAERLCASLGHTVAVSVWGSFGPTVVRWEQPARPVMVNVGLGSVFPLYRSATGRVFAAFLQPEQMEAYLASAANREEPAETDETVDQVRDRGMARAMGDFMAGMSAFAAPVLDDRGRLVLAMTVLGYKAGFDHRWNGPVAQALREAAQTVSRTLGHEHERLALG; encoded by the coding sequence ATGAGCACCTCCGCATCCCCCGCCCCCCGGAAGCGACCGGGCGCCAGCACTGCCTCGAAGGCGGGCGTGCAGTCGGTGGAGAACGGCCTCGACCTCATGCTGATCGTGGCCCACCATCGCCGACCGATGAAGATCACCGACATCGCCGAGCAGGCGGGTATCGCGCCCAGCAAGGCGCACCGCTATCTCGTGAGTTTTCTGCGCACCGGCTTCCTGGCGCAGGACCCGGAGACCGGCCTGTACGGCATGGGGCCGGTGGCACTGGAGTTCAGCCTTTCCTGCCTCGCGACCCTCGAGCCTGTTTCGCTTGCCACGCGCGCGGCCGAGCGGTTGTGCGCGTCGCTGGGCCACACGGTCGCGGTCTCCGTCTGGGGCAGTTTCGGCCCGACGGTGGTGCGCTGGGAACAGCCCGCGCGGCCGGTGATGGTCAATGTCGGCCTCGGCTCGGTGTTCCCGCTCTACCGCTCGGCCACGGGGCGCGTGTTCGCGGCCTTCCTGCAGCCCGAGCAGATGGAGGCCTACCTGGCCTCCGCCGCCAACCGCGAAGAGCCGGCCGAGACCGACGAAACCGTCGATCAGGTGCGCGATCGCGGCATGGCACGCGCGATGGGCGACTTCATGGCCGGCATGAGCGCCTTCGCGGCGCCGGTGCTCGACGACCGCGGGCGCCTGGTGCTCGCCATGACCGTGCTCGGCTACAAGGCCGGCTTCGACCACCGCTGGAACGGCCCGGTCGCGCAGGCATTGCGCGAGGCGGCGCAGACCGTGTCGCGCACGCTGGGCCACGAGCACGAGCGGCTGGCGTTGGGCTAG